One Sus scrofa isolate TJ Tabasco breed Duroc chromosome 1, Sscrofa11.1, whole genome shotgun sequence DNA segment encodes these proteins:
- the FKBP3 gene encoding peptidyl-prolyl cis-trans isomerase FKBP3, with protein sequence MAAAVPQRAWTVEQLRSEQLPKKDIIKFLQDHGSDSFLAEHKLLGNIKNVAKTANKDHLVTAYNHLFESKRFKGTESITKVSEQVKNVKLNEDKPKETKSEETLDEGPPKYTKSVLKKGDKTNFPKKGDVVHCWYTGTLQDGTVFDTNIQTSSKKKKSAKPLSFKVGIGKVIRGWDEALLTMSKGEKARLEIEPEWAYGKKGQPDAKIPPNAKLIFEVELVDID encoded by the exons ATGGCGGCCGCCGTTCCACAGCGGGCTTGGACCGTGGAGCAGCTGCGCAGCGAGCAGCTACCCAAGAAGGACATTATCAAGTTTCTGCAGGATCACGGTTCAGATTCG tttCTTGCAGAGCATAAGTTATtaggaaacattaaaaatgtgGCCAAGACAGCTAACAAGGACCATTTGGTGACAGCTTATAACCATCTTTTTGAAAGCAAG CGTTTCAAGGGTACTGAAAGTATAACTAAAGTGTCTGAACAGGTGAAAAATGTGAAGCTTAATGaagataaacccaaagaaacGAAGTCTGAAGAGACTCTGGATGAG ggtccaccaaaatatacaaaatctgttcttaaaaaaggagataaaaccaACTTTCCCAAAAAGGGAGATGTTGTTCACTGCTGGTATACAGGAACACTACAAGACGGGACTGTCTTTGATACTAACATTCAAACAA gttcaaagaagaagaaaagtgccAAGCCTTTAAGTTTTAAGGTTGGAATAGGCAAAGTTATCAGAGGA TGGGATGAAGCACTCCTAACTATGAGTAAAGGAGAAAAGGCTCGACTGGAGATTGAACCAGAATGGGCTTATGGAAAGAAAGGACAGCCTGATGCCAA AATTCCACCAAATGCAAAACTTATTTTTGAAGTGGAATTAGTGGATATTGACTGA